The genomic stretch ctgagtTCACGCGTCAAAGCTCTAGGAAAGGAAGCCGTCACCAAGGACAACACAGACAAGGAAAGCGTATTTCGCTGAAATGGATAAccacttcaatattaaaattatttcaagcgtAAGAAATACGTCtttaacattgaaataaatgaaaatattaatacaatttccAAATCAACACGAAAAAAAAGAATTACCCCAGAGGCGAAAATACTTACGGGACGACGATGAACGTTCTGAGGACCACTGAGGACTTTCGCAATCGGAAGACTTCGGGCCTCTCGGTTCGCTTCGGAAAATTGTGACTTATAAGTCAAAACAAATTTGTGTGCATTAATCAATgaccacaaatttattttaaaactgcttaaataaaaaaattggcaatattgaGTTTTTGTTCGGttgaaaattactttgaaaatacattttgcatATCAATTGTTTAGTTCCGCCGTATGACTCGATATGACTAATCGTCTGCCACTGATATTTCttgttcaaattattatttttgcgtcAATTCGAGTGAGACGTGTGTAACACGTCGTATTAATCAATCATTAAGTTTTACTGTAATAGAAATCATCGATCGATGTTTTCTGAAACCTGTAGTTTGTGGTAGTGCTGCGTATTTTCAGTTGGCCAAATAGCTTCACCACCTTTGGGGAAGGCGATATGTCTCAGGCGATAAGTTCAGGGAGGGCTCAAAGAAACTATGGATCAACAAGTCAGGTCCCTGCTGTTGGTTTTTCAGGCCCAGATTTTAATAACATGGAATTTAATAGCATTTGTGATAGCATTACCACCAATCTTTATACTATCAACACTGCAAGGAAAACTTTGGAGAAAGCCTTGAAAACTATAGAGGCGGGAAAGGACAACGAAGGCCTTAGGGATAGCATGTAAGTGCTTTCTTAATTGgttttgataattttcattctgaaattgagaGGGGAACATTGCCCTAATTAGTAAACACTCGTGCATTTTCTCCCCTAAGCCACGTAACTCAAATGAGCACCAACGAAATTATCTCCCAAACTCAAAAGGAAGTGCAAGAACTTGGAGAACGGCGGCGAGGAGCAACTCTGCAGATAAAGCTTCAAGTGGAAAAGCTAATTCAGGATTACAAAGAAGCTGTACAACTTTACAGCAATGTACAGCAGGTAATGTGCAAGAATAATCTTGAAGTGAGTGTTTGTTGTTTTGtcatgcttttatttattccatttagaTTTCTAGGCTCTGAAGAAGGCTTTCAATTTGCAGAATACATACGGAGAAGTAATTGATTCCTCGTTTTGATCATAATTCAAGTATGGTGTATGTATTATATAAGTTGGCCAGGATTCAAAGAATTACGCTCACATATCAAATGGAAATATTAGCATTAAACGTTTGAGGTAGATTGCTTTTATCTTCCCCGATTGAGGTGCTATAAATCATAGGGAACTATCTAACTACTCtttactgaaaaataattcaCCACAGGAAACATTTTTGTACCGAAGATTGACTGTATCACATATGCTATGGGTCATTTTAAATTGCTAGTGCTGAAGTATAATATCTTATCTGGATATAAAGTGACTCAGCTATTCTAATTGCTGAGTCAGGCTTGAAACAAAAAGCTTTTAATGTCAAGTCAAGATGCTTGAATTAAGAAGAATTTGAGAACCTCATCTTATATATCATTATACAAGCCTAAGAGTAGTCTCCACGCTTCAAGCTTGCTCCAAGTTTGACTTTGTGGGGATGATTTATGCTCAGGAGTAGTTTATTATCTTAAGCTTGAATCATATTGATACTTATTCATCCATTGCTGGCTCAACTTTGGGGAATTTCACCATGGTGATGGAagtgaaaacataatttttcatacatttatttttgaagttttgtaaatgtttgtGGACCATATTGTCCCCATGTCTGCAACCATCAACATTGCTATCCTAATAGCCCACTTATACGATCATCCCGTGCACTGACCCCACTGGCTCACGGagcatgtacatttttatgccatgtttgtgTCTTTACCCCTGCATATTCTGCCAGAAATTCAATCGCCCTCGCCAAAGAAAAATTGATTCGTAAATGCATAGTTCCCTTCCGGGGGGAACATAAGAAGCCATTGTTTTCTGGAAGCAAATCAAGAGTGGTCTTACTTAGTAGAGGCGATCAGATGGAGCAGGTTCATATTTTCATCTGCGTTTGTGGCAAAATGGATGGCTAGCAATTTCCCAAGAAATCAATCCCTTGGCATTGATTGGCGAAATAACTTACAGCggaaaaatattgactttttccaATAGTCTGATATTCCATTTGTGCGGACTGTCCCCATATGAAAGAGCAGGCCCAACCAAAACTCAATCTCCTCTCTGTTCAGTGGCCACCAGTCTGCTAAACTTGTACCGGGCGATGGGTTTCCTAGAAATGTGCTCTCTGCATTCCTCTCTGTTTCCCTAACAACAAGGTCATAAAACTTGTCGGTAAACACAAGGGAAAAGTAGTCTTTGGCGGTCGAACTTAAAGTAATTTTCTTTAGACAAGGGGATCCAACAAAGGCAAGGGTATTCCTATTCACGGGGGAATCAGCAGCCCAAGCAGCCTCAAATGTAGTGGTACTCCTTGCCGCCTTGGTTGTGCATGGTTCATCACTACTTCACGAGTCACTTTCTCCCGTGTCAGAAATGATGACCTGCAGGAAAAACTGTTATCCAACGAGTCGATTGCAAAAGCGCATATTTCATCCTCCCTAAGCATTTTCGTCGGTTGTTTTTTCTGCGAGGCTATAAAatgctaagaaaaatatttttattgtatgagTAATTAACTCTATATTAATTTGCAAGAATATGTAAATGTAACCACTTACCAGAAAGACCATAGGGATTGGGTGTTTCATCTTCATCTGGGTTCGTTGCAGGGTTATTTTCTCTTTGGCTCGCACCCTGCGAGactcttctcttcatcttcaAAGAGAAGGTAAATACACTGAATAAAGATGGTGTAAGTTacactgataaaaataaactccaccatggtgggtaaaggaagggtagtagccttcatggtgggtagttacccttgcacaacccacgccctacccaccattaatggtaagggaaggatagaaaaatccttcgtctacccttccttggaactccttcccttaccatctgtctacccttcctctacccaccattaagggtaagggaagggtaggaataTCCTttgtctacccttccttggaacaccttcccttaccatccatccacccttcctctacccaccgttaagggtaagggaagggtaggaaaaTCCTTTgcctacccttccttggaactccttcccttaccatccatctacccttcctctacccaccattaagggtaagggacggGTAGGAATattctacccttccttgggactccttcccttaccatccgtctacccttcctctacccaccattaagggtaagggaagggtaggaatattcttcgtctacccttcctctacccaccattaagggtaagggaagggtaggaatattcttcgtctacccttccttgggacttagcatttattgctgaggaaaacatatcctgaaagtgtctcctctgctactttcacctgctaaagagtattgagatCTGTACAAGACCGTAaccagtctttgaaagcaaagatagacgggctgcacaattaatctttaaaattcccCTAAGGAAAGCaacaatatacatattcagtgtcgtagccaggggtggggtccggaccccccgccccccgaaatataaacacagtatcattttccttcataaaagaaaacaaaatattgaaaaataatgaatttaaaaaatatttctttaactattgaagttttttcgataatgaaaagtgtttgaattactttaaaatccattacttagtatcctttttttcaaaaatttccccacctggttttggacacctatatagggtataggaagggtacacctatccttcctctacccttcattgaggctggccaaacccttcccctgcactccaggaaggagagggcccacccaccaatgttctaaaatacccttcgtctacccttgctgaagggtataggaagggtacacctatccttcccttaccctcattggagggtacaCCTCTCCAcaatggagtttatttttatctggGTAGTCTCTAATACAAGTAGGATAGAGCGGGAGGAATTAAAagcaaaaaactaataatattgcACATTATATAATTAAAAGGTAAGTATTATGaatctttgaatttttaatttcagaagaaaatgaCTTTAGGAGGTCAAAAATTTTACAACAATTAGGAAAaccaaatttgatattttaacttttcatttaatcgcgaaaaatagatatcgtcatttaaaaatctaaaagcaaaccaatcttaggattgttgactaatgatgatgatgaggaaaccaccctattatgtatttgcacataccgtatatctccgagtATAGAATAtataagggggggactatattcagacaaatacggtatttCATTTAGGGTGTTGGGAGAGGGGTGACAGCAAATTTCTGATCTTTTTCATCTTCTTCCTCAGCCACCACTGATTATGATTCCAGTGAATGTTTACAGGCTCATAAGGAGCAGTGAGCTATGGAATGGAGCATGTTGCTTCCTTCCAGTCAAACTGTAGACTTCTTCTTTGAGTTTGGAATGAAGTGGGGCTGGACTATgcggaaaaggtagtcaaaattcactccacagtcaactgccatACAGATCATGAAagataggagttgaatttcaacaaataaataagcgcgtaagaattcagtAGCCGTGCAACATCCTCTGCCCCTCGTGCTAGCTTTtgcaaagttttaagatcagaaaaatgtccacagtatgtatgcagcatcaaatcatctgtcactgagacttgatccgtggaaaCTTTGATTtgttgcatgatactttaccccCTATACCATTGGATAAATTGTGCCCTAAGGCAgtttcaatgcccaatatgttgGCTGTGTTCACAGATGTCCCAACGAGAGCAAATTCCATTCTAGGTGAAGCGTGCTTCGaaaaatatggggaagaattcatagctggatcttttgcgagTTGTCATTATGCGACGAATATGATTATTTCCATGGTATTAGGGGCATATAGCTATTAAAATTCctggttgtatgagagcattttgaggataaaattttggaaGAGTTCCGTCACTGTACACAGGACCTGCAGTGGCATCGGAGCATGTTTTTGCCTCTTCAATATAAATTCAAAACCTCCTGATAgtgggcatacccaggatcaaaaaggggggggggggcaagccgtggttgttcaagttgtgacacagaaaaggttaatgaaaccaaacttttaagaaaattatgacacctttattagtttataaaaaaattttcttgaaaaaaatgatttttattttatttccatgtcttagactaatttgatttttcttcaaaagaaatttgttcaaaaccttctttttgaactaaattttttttgctcctaaggggggggggcagctgctcccttcccctcccccccccccctgctgggtatgcccatgcctctgatgatttatttaattaatggtaTACAGCATAAAAACTTTTTATGATTTCATTGACCCTTAAAAGATATAAAAGTTTTGTTGATAAGCCATGGATCACTCAACTCTGACCCTTGCAAGTACACTATTATTTGTTTTCAGTCTGTGGCAGAGAAGATGAAGATGAGGATATTACCAACAGCAGCGGCAGCATCAAAGGCTGGTGGGGATGCACTTTTGGAGGAGGGGGAAGACGAGATAAGGGTCCAGGCTCAAGCGCAAGCTGAGCGCAAGTATCGCGATGTGGAGTTTGAGACTGGTCTTCTGGTGGAGCGGGAGCAGCGGATTCGGATGATCGAAACGGATGTGTTGGACATCAACCAGATAATGAGGGAGCTGAGTGCCCTGACCTTTGACCAAGGCGAAGCTATTAGTGAGTGGAAAACTATGTGGCTGTGGTCTAAAATTCATGTCTATTGCTAACCATGTAACCCCATGGAGATGCAACACAAACTGCTGAAAGTTATTTTGTACTATCTCAGGCCATCCTCAGTGGTAAAGTACTTGCATGCAAGCTCTTACTTCTTGGTATCCGTATTAAATAATCATATAATGTTAGCACTAAAAATAAATTGCGCCACAGTTTCCACAAATGaacatttcattttcaagtagTAGAATTTTTCTGTACTCCACCAAGGCCAAAACAGATGCAAATGCTGACGGTTTGAATGctaaaactgttaaaattaatgTGGTGGCAATTAAATTAtcttaaattaaatacatcaGGCATTTACAATTTTGACATCTGTCTAAAATGTGTTTGTTAGAGGgatataacttaaaaatattattactcacaTATTATTTGAAGAAGTACTGGTTTCCTCCccttaaaaaaattcccttgaCTCGTTATTTGCTGCATATAACTGGATTGTGCTGCTATGATCGCATTCTTGACCAAATACatcaatttaatattatataacTTATTTAATATGTCAAGATAACAATTTAACATGCTCATAATGTACTCAAACGACTGACCTTTTGCATATAAGGTATGTTGTAAGATCCTAAAGAATAACTGTCGTCATCTATTGATGAAATGTGCTAACTCTAATCATCCTTTGGATTGTTTACTGATTGCATGAACTAATGAAATGAAAGTTACTGAACATTTTAAACTCTGAGATCATCGTGAACATAATGCATGTCATGAATATTCATGAGCCCTTGTCtctggaaaatttgttcaaatgcAGTCAAAATCAAAATCAGTCTTAAATGTGCCACACGAATAAGATCCACTAAAGTCAATTCCAAACGATCagaagcaatagaaaaaaatggtaaaGTTGCTTTCACTTTGGATCGAGATGAAAAACATAGCAGCATTCCAGTGAGTAAGGTATTCATCAAGGAGAAAGCCctcaatattcaatatttatgagAACCTCTATAGAGTCGTCGTAGATGTGCAGCCAACTGCTAGTGCTCGATAGTTCGACGGGTTTAAGAAGAGGTACAATTTTCACAATTTGAAAATTACTGGGGATACTGCAGACAGTGGCTGCTAAAAACATCATCTcagcttttgataaaaatatagaaGAAGGTGGATACAGCCCAACttctttattatatttgtaatttaGGAGCTCTTCACTCCTTAAGATGCTAGCATTATCCAAAACTCTTATGGAAGGGTAGCCATGTACCATAAAGATGCCTTCAAGTATAGCGATAGTTATGGCAGAGGACGGAGTGTCACAGATCATGCGAACTTCTGGCCACTTTGAACACCGTGCGCCTGAATCCACTTCAAACGACTGTGGATTGTTGTTGAGTGTGACCGTTACGATGTATTTATCGGTGTCTGGTCAAACCTCATACAAATCCTTGGTGTCTTCGATGCGAGTGATACCGTATTCATTGTTTGAGTAACAATCTTCTTCAGCTGTTCTTGAGAGCGTCAAGACAACAAGGTGTTGGTCTTAAATTTACGGAGCTGGGCGGTGATGCAGACTTTAGAAATGTGACTGATTTTCCCACAGGAAATGCACTAAAGAGATACACGAATTTTTCTACAATTAAACGATTTGTGGTTTGAGCGACCGCATTTGAGGCAAATACCATCAAGGCCTAATGACCGATAGTCCACATGCCTTTTAGAATTGCGGGACTGAGAAAAATGATGCAGATGAGAGCTGGACTGACAGAAATTATCTTGAGATTTGGAACTCCGGCAATTCCGACATTTTCTTTCTTGACGTCGATTAATCTTATTTGTATCTGCAGCTTGATCCGGTGTCTTCTCTGGCTGTTTACTCAATTGTCCCGGCAAGTGCTGTGGTTTTCATCAGAATTCCATCCAAATTCTTTGGGGTTTGCCTCTTGCAGTATCGATAAGCATATCCAGCTGTCCCTCAAGCCTCTTATAAACTGAGCACAGAGGAATGTATGAACTATTGAGAACTTCTTTTTACAGGTGGTAGTGGGACAAGTAGTGTAGAAATCAGTGTTTCAACTTTCCCTTCAGCGATGCGACGAAATCCGAGATTGATTGATGTGGCTGTTGAGTGATGCTGAGAAAGTAGTGCTGAGAGACGACGGTTGAGACTGATGGTGACAGCATTTTCTTGAAATGAGTCTTCAGGGTTGAGAAATAGATTCCTTTGATTGGATCATCTGGTCCCAGAAATGCAGCAAGATTATTGTAGTGATTTTTTCCGATCAAGGAACGCAGGAGTTGagccttttttatatcatcactgacATTCTTGAGATCACAGTCATTATCGAAGCGTTCCATATAGGAAGAAAACTTCTGAGTTTTTGCTTCATAGGTTTCAAATGGAGTTATCTGCAGAGCTGGTGCAGTTTGCTGATGGATGATGACGGAAGTCAGAGCTGTAAGCAATTCTTTGAGCTGTTTTGAGTCCATTATATCCAgttaatatttacgtaatttaGCCTTGACGTTGTTTTACTGGTTTAACTCTTAACTTCACGGAATTCACTATCTTTTAAAATCCTCATTGCCAACTTGTTGTGACTGAGGACTGGTAAATAAGAAGATATTACTCTTGCATTGATCACCATTTGATACTGTTGAATTTCTCAAAGaaattcaacaacaacaatacttaTCTCCATGTAAATATAGAAATGTAAACATCCATAACATAAAGAAGAATCTGAGCTaatcccggtgaatagcgtggatgaaagcttctcgggtttccaaccgggtcagggtctgcatggtgtaggccgacgtttcgttgggagactttcccaacatcctcagagctgatgatgatgatgatcatcagccctgaggaagtctcccaacgaaatgtcggcctacaccatgcagaccctgaaccagttggaaacccgagaagctttcatccatccATAACATAAATATTAGcataaacatttaatcacattagTTATACTGGAAGAGAATGTCGGCATTGTTTAGTGGTTGTTAGTTGCACACCGAATAcatgtattatttaaaagtattgaagtaattttgggtaaTTTATCCATCatagtaatcacgtaagattaacctggaattttataaaatttccctggaaaactggaaattttgcatgaatttttacgATTTGATTGGTTTAACACCCTGGTTGATGCAAACTGAGTCTTTCACATGCtcataaatgaacaaaaattgaataaataacacTTATTATGAGAAATTTATATTATCATTTTGATGGTTATTTATCCAATGAATCtgtcatttcataaaatttagttttatttgtagTTTCTTCTATTGTAAATCTCTAAGTCTATTCATATGGGACTGAAAGCGTGAATGCCAAAGTCCATTCACTAAAGTTTTGAAACAAACTTAATGAGCTATCAGTGCTAAAAAATTGATGGCCCTAATCCTTTTGCAGTTGAATTGATGACATCACAAACTGCCAAATCTCCTGCCTAGTGGGTTATCgtttctcagctactcctcgacTCATCCACTCTGCATGGCTTGTTTGTGATTGCAGCCGTTTGAGCAGTTCCTCTCCATGGCTGTGTGTTTCTCACTGGCCAAGTTAATGGCCTGTAATTCTAATTATGTCATGAAAAGTGGACTGCAACTttggcaatattttattttaaaattttgaaagaatagCTGAATGTggagcatttttattttgtcttaaCTTAACTTTCCCATTCATCTCCAGAAATCTTTTTATGAATTGTGATTTTGGGTCTGACTGAGTGAACAAATTTTTGGGTTCAATTTTTCCGCTGCATGTCTTAATTATGAGATGTCAGTCCGTTTTTTAAGgtgagattttttttttcaattcaggtTCCATTGAGAACAACACAGAGACGGTTCATAGCAGGATTGAGGAGGGCAGGCAGGAGCTGCTTAAAGCAGCCGAATACCAGGTAATCCATCCAATCCCTAGATGAAATTAGAGGAAACTGTCCCCCGTAAGCTCCATTGCttcatttggtttttattttcaccaagtcttttttgtgtgcccaccctagggtaaGAAGAAGTTTTACATGGTTCTGGTTATAATCTTGTTTGTAGGCACCAGAGGGTATCTGAAGAGTTTACTTTTAATGTGTAAGTTCTTTTTTATTACCATTAGTATTACTAATTTAGTAAGTTAGGTGTGTAATTAAAGATTAGCCGAAAggagaattgggtggagagcCGCATTGAATCGATCTTAAatttgttgaccagtgatgatgatggacttcaatcagtaatttttttattggagcaTCTATTAACCAAGTGTAGTTAGTATGTttgtatattaattttaacttccaTCAAATTTTCTTTGTGGTAACTTTCCCAATTCTAATCCTCAAGTTTCTCCAGCCTGACAGCACAACCCCTTACTTTTCAGGCTGGTTATCGAAGGAAAACATGTGTTTTGCTGGGGATAGCTGCTGTGGTGGTGATTGTTCTCGTCACGATATTGGCTGTGAAATTGGGGTGATCCTTAGAGCCAAGTGCCAAGAGCCAAGTGATAATTTGCGGTAATGGACTATTTATGGCTTAAATGTTCCATGCAAGGTCAAGTTACAGGTTAAATAGGCATATTTTTAATAGTCATTTCCATGTGATTCTTGCTTTTTTTATTACGTGCTCTTTGCTGATGGTTGGCAGTTGTTGAATTATGATTGGCGCAAGTTAGATGCCATTGTATGCGCAATGTGCACTCTGCTCTGGAGAGGTTGCTCAGCCTCCCCTTGCATTCCCCTTTGTGTGCATACGCCTCCCCACTATGTGATATGGTCTCCTCGACTGATACAATGAGCTGATGATGACAGTCagacattttttttactcacgtgcCATTTATTAAAACATTAGTGCATGCCTGAAAGTTAACTCTTTGCTACGTGATAATAGTATGTACATAATTTCTCTAATGCCAACAGTTTCCCCCTTTGCTAGTGCTGTAATAATGTAGACAAGCACATTTGAAATGCCTCATGCCCTGGATACCCTATTctctgttcatgcattcatact from Ischnura elegans chromosome 7, ioIscEleg1.1, whole genome shotgun sequence encodes the following:
- the LOC124162380 gene encoding syntaxin-12-like isoform X2 produces the protein MSQAISSGRAQRNYGSTSQVPAVGFSGPDFNNMEFNSICDSITTNLYTINTARKTLEKALKTIEAGKDNEGLRDSIHVTQMSTNEIISQTQKEVQELGERRRGATLQIKLQVEKLIQDYKEAVQLYSNVQQSVAEKMKMRILPTAAAASKAGGDALLEEGEDEIRVQAQAQAERKYRDVEFETGLLVEREQRIRMIETDVLDINQIMRELSALTFDQGEAISSIENNTETVHSRIEEGRQELLKAAEYQAGYRRKTCVLLGIAAVVVIVLVTILAVKLG
- the LOC124162380 gene encoding syntaxin-12-like isoform X3; this translates as MSQAISSGRAQRNYGSTSQVPAVGFSGPDFNNMEFNSICDSITTNLYTINTARKTLEKALKTIEAGKDNEGLRDSIHVTQMSTNEIISQTQKEVQELGERRRGATLQIKLQVEKLIQDYKEAVQLYSNVQQSVAEKMKMRILPTAAAASKAGGDALLEEGEDEIRVQAQAQAERKYRDVEFETGLLVEREQRIRMIETDVLDINQIMRELSALTFDQGEAISSIENNTETVHSRIEEGRQELLKAAEYQMFGQQKPGKLFSSETRNAFFDHL
- the LOC124162380 gene encoding syntaxin-12-like isoform X1 is translated as MSQAISSGRAQRNYGSTSQVPAVGFSGPDFNNMEFNSICDSITTNLYTINTARKTLEKALKTIEAGKDNEGLRDSIHVTQMSTNEIISQTQKEVQELGERRRGATLQIKLQVEKLIQDYKEAVQLYSNVQQSVAEKMKMRILPTAAAASKAGGDALLEEGEDEIRVQAQAQAERKYRDVEFETGLLVEREQRIRMIETDVLDINQIMRELSALTFDQGEAISSIENNTETVHSRIEEGRQELLKAAEYQGKKKFYMVLVIILFVGTRGYLKSLLLMCKFFFITISITNLVS